The Flammeovirga pectinis genomic interval GAGATATATTTCTATATCTCCTTAAAAAATGAGTTAATTCTTTATTTATTCATTGTCAATTGGAAAGGCATCGATAATACCTCCAGTTAATCTGACTATTTCTGTATTGGTAGCAATTAAATTAAAAATTGCAGTTAATCTCGAATTCTGAGCGTCCAAATATTGTATTTGTACATCACGTAAGTTAAATGAGTTTATTTGTCCATTTCTATAACGTTCTGTAGACATTTCTAAGTTAAGAAGTGCAGTAGCAACTTGTTCTTCTGTTAATTCTAGAATCTCTCTTTGAAGCACATAAGTATCGTAAACTTGCATAACTTGATTGTTCAAACTATGTGACATTTGTTGTGTTTCTACTTCTGCAATTTGCTTATTTATCAGAGCAATTTGTTTTGCTCTTCGTCTACTTCCTCCCATATAAATTGGTATAGAAAGGGTAGCACCTACGGTAGCACTTATGCCATCAATATTAAAATTTGGAATACCTTGAGCACCACCATAGTTTTCTGTGTATTTAATACTTGCATTACCTTTTACAGAAGGCATAAATGCAGCTTTAGCTAACTCAATATCTTTTTGTTTAATAATCTGATTAACATATTGGTTTTTAAGCGTTGAGTTATCAGCGTTTAACAGCTCAATAAGATTACTTAGAACATAATCTTTTTCAACAGCTTCAAATTTTTCTGTTAGCTTGTATAAGGTTTGTTCACTTTCTGGAACTCCCATTACAAAATTTAATTCTCTTAATTTTACTTGTAATCGGTTTTTCTGATCTAATGAAGTTCTTCTATCTTCTAGCCATGCATTTTTAGCTTGTAAGACATCGTAGGTTACCTTCTGACCAAGTTCTTTCTGAGAATTGGTGTAATCGTAACGTTCTTTTGATAACTCGGCAAGTTGTTCAGCAACTTCTAACCTTTGTTGTTCGAGTAAAGATTCGTAATAAGCGACAATAACATCCTTAATGGTGTTTTCTATTACGATTGTAGCATTGCCTTCAGAATAATGTTCTAATTCTTCTAATTGCTCTTTAGTAATCCAGACTTTAAACCCATCAAAAATTGTAAAATCAGATCCTATAGAAGGTGATAGAACACCTAGATTAGAGTTCATGGCATGAGACCAGTTATGATTCCATGCTGCATCTGTTGTTAAAGAAGGATATAAACCGGCATTTTCTAACGTATTATTTGTCTTAGAAATCTCAGTGTTTTTATCAGCTATAATGATATCATAATTATTTAATAAGCCTTGTGATATTGCATCTGATAGGCTTAATATAATTTCTTGTGATACGACTTCTACTTTATCTTGCTTTTTCTCTTGTGCATATCCACAAAAGGTTATTCCGATAAGGAAGGAGATGATTAAATTTATTTGTTTCATAATCATATGATGAATTGAAAGCAAAGTACATTTATCAGAATGTACCTTGCTCAATTTTTAATTTGACACTATTTTATAGATTCAGTTGCTTGTTCTTGATCTGCTAAAGTCATTGCATTGTAGTCTGAAATCTCTACTAATACATTTTCAACTTCCTCACGAGAAGGTTTTTTACCTGTTATGACCCACTTTTTACCTCTTCTCAAATCGTTTATCACTTTAATGAGTACTGGTAAAATTGTAAGAATAAACACCGTACCGATCATGATACCATAGGCTAACGAAATTGCTACAGGTACTAAAAATCTAGATTGTGGACTAGTTTCTAAGATCATAGGATATAAACCAATTGTAGTAGTTAAAGTCGTTAATAGGATAGGTCTAAACCTTGATTTACCAGCATTGATTAATGCATCATCAAACGACTTCCCATCCAAGAGATCTTGGTTGAATTTTGAAAGGTAAACAACGGCATCATTAATAATAGTACCTGATAGTGCAACCATACCTAGCATACTAAACATAGAAATTGTCTCTCCTTCTATACCATGTCCCCACATTGCTCCAATAATGCCAAGTGGTATCATACACAATACAATCCCTGCTTGAGTAAATGATCTAAAGTGCAGCATAAGAATCATCACAATTAATAAGAAAGCAATTGCATACGTATTTACTAATTCCGAAGAATCTTCTTGAGAACTCTTTAGCTGTCCTTGATATTCATACCTAACATTAGGGAATTTTGCAGTTAATTCTGGAAGAATTTCTTTCTCCATTTCTTCAATAATAGGAATCACTGCATCATTTGCATTCAGCATATAGGCATCAACTCGTATCTCTTTTTCGCCATTGTAGTGGTTTATTGCCACAGGACCACGATCTATGTTGAAATCTGCTAATTGAGACAGTGGGTACATTCCCTCAGTTGTTCTAATTCGCATATTCTCTAAATCACCAAGAGAAGATCTATTGTCTTTTTTGTAACGAACATAGATTCTGATTTCATCCTTATTTACCTGAAGCCTTTGAGCTTCTGCACCGAAGAAACCATTACGTACTTGAGACATTAATGAGACCTCTGTAAAACCAAGAGCATAGGCTTTTGGCTTTAACACCAAACGAATTTCTTGTCCTCCAATCTGGTTGTTATCCATCACATTGTAAAGTGCGGCTTGTTCGTTCAGTTTGGTTTTTAAATAATCAGAAGCGGCTTCAATTTGATCATAATCATACCCTAATAAACTGATTGAAACAGGAGCTCCCCACATATTACTAGCTCCAACAGAAAGTTTCCGAGCAGTGGGTTCTTCACCAACAAACTCATTCACCTTTGCTTTAATTGTACTCGCATCAATTGGAGAATTGGTAAGGTCTTCCATAATAACGAATATTGAACCTGTATGGGTACCGTTTTCTGCACCATTAAATGCATTGCCTAGGCTTACAAATGTGTATTCTATGAAATCAAAATTTGTATCGTATTCTCTTTTTAAAGCATCATTAGCTTCCCAAACTGCATTTTCATATTTAGTAAGATATGCTTTGGTAGTATCTTGGTTGATACCCGGTTTTAACGCTAAATCAATATTAAAGAAATCTCCAGGAGGGCTAGGGAAGAAGGTTAAATCAATTACTCTACCACCAATTAAACCAACAGTAACTATAATAGCAGCTACAGGAATAGAAATACCAAACCATTTATGATCTAATAGAAAACGAAGAATTGGAAGGTAAACTTTATCTCTAAATGCGAAAATTAGCTTATCAAGCTTTGTTCTTATTTTATTGAATTTACTTTTGTCATTTCTAGGTGTTAAGACTTTTGGAGAACTCACATGGGAAGGAAGTAAGAACATACCTTCAAATAATGAAAATCCTAAACAGAGAATAACTACTAGTGCCATTTCAGACATCATTTCCAATCCAGATTCTAAGAATAAGAAAGGGAAAAAGGCAATAATTGTTGTACTTACAGAGGTAAGAACGGCAGGGATAACTTCTACAGTACCATCAATAGCTGCGTTTATTGGAGATTTACCCATTTCGTAATGCGTAAAAATATTCTCGCCAATTACAATACCGTCATCAACTAGAATACCAATAATAAGGATCATACCAAATAATGAAATCATATTTAGTGTTACGCCCATTAAGCTGGCAATAATAAACATTCCTAAGAACGAACTTGGAATACCCCAAGCAACCCATAACGATAATCTAAAACTTAAGAAAAACGATAATGTAATTACTACTAATAGAATACCCAATAAGCCATTACTAATTAATGTATCTAAACGTGCATTTACTATAGATAAGAAGTTGAAACTACAGATTAATTCAGCATCAGAATGAGAGGCATTAAATTCATCCATATACATTTCTACATACTCTGTGATTTTTTGTAGATCTTCTGTATGTAGTTTTTGAATTTGGATCGATACATTTTTCTTCCCTTGCATCCAAACTGCATTAGGAACGTCTTCAAACTGATAATGAACATCGGCTAAATCACCTACTTTAATTATTCTACCATCAGAAGTAGCTCTTACTACAATGTTTCTGATATCATCGGCATTTGCAGATCTATATCTAGCAAGAACAGAAATTTCTTCTCTTCTATTTTTAATTGTACCACCAGTAATATCAACATTATTATTAGCAATAGCTTGTTTAATATTGTCAATACTAATGCTATATCGTCTCAATAAATCTTCGTTAACCTCAACAGAAATTTCTGTATTCGGATAACCAGAAATACTTAATTGTGATATAATTCCTGATGCTAAAAAATCATCTTCAATTTTCTGAGCATAATCTTTTAATGTTCTTAGATCATCTCCTTTTAGATTAAGAAAAAGTGCATCAGAAGTAGCTCTTCTTTTAGATACGGAAGGTTTTTCTGCACCGGCAGGGAAATTTGATATACCATCTACAGCATTTTTTACATCGGTTAATACCTCGTCTATATCTGCTTTTGCTTCTGTAGTTATTGTAACAGTTGCTATATTTTCTGCAGATACTGAGTTCGTTTCTTTAATACCCGGTATACCTCTAATTTCATTTTCAACTAATGTTGTTACACCTTCGTCCATTTCTTTAGGAGATGCACCTTGGTAGGCAACAGTAACTGTAATTGTTCTAGATTCTATAAGAGGGAAGGATGCTTTCCTCATGTTCGATATGGCAATTCCACCCAATAATACGAGTAGAAGTAAAGCCATATGTGCATAGAAAGGCTTCTTCACAAAGGTTGTGATAAGTTTTTTCATGATCGTGATAATTAATTAGGCTAGTTTCTAACTTGTACTGGCATTCCTTCTTTTCCGTTAAATACGGATTCGGTTACAATGATTTCATCTTTAGAAATACCTTGTATGAAATAGCTATCACCATTAATTTTTATAACATCAATTTCTTCTTGATGAAGCTTGTCGTCTTTAACAGTAAAAATGTATTTTGATTCGTTAACTGCTTCTCTTGGGATCTCTATAACATTGTGAATTTTATCTCCTCTAAATACAACACGCACAAACTGTCCTTCGTAAATTTCGTCACCTTTTTTAGGGTTTATTTTTACATAGACTTTAATAGTCTGAGAAGTAGGGTCTACAATATGTGCTTTTCGGCTTACATACCCTTTAATAATTTTTGTTTCGATACCATCAACTTCAACTTCGACCTTATCACCATTTTTAATCCATTTGGCATTCCAAGGTTCTACTTCAATAATTACCTCTAAAGCATCTGTTCTACTAATAACTCCAATCTCAGAGCCAGGAGAAGCAATAGAACCTGCTTCTAAACGAACCGATTTAAATGTTCCATTAAAAGGAGCGTAAACATTGTATTTTGAAAGAAGAATTTCACTCTGCTTAATAGAAAAATATTCTGTAATTAAATTTCTTGAAGCTAAAAAGAAACGTTCTTGATCTGTGTTAATTGGAGGTAATGAAGGTAGTGGTGCTGCAATTTTTATTTTTTTGAAGAAACCGTACCACTTATCATATTCTGGTTTATAATCTATTTTAATGTCGGGTAAAATAGAAGCAATAGTGTTCATAAAACTACTCTTTTGAGACTTTAATGAAGCTTCTATATCATCATCAAAAATGTGTACTAATTTTTGTCCTTTACGGAAAGTATTTCCTTCTTTTAAAGCAACATTAGTTCTCATTATTCTTCCGGCTACTTCAGAAGAAAGTATAAATGTTTGTGCGGCATTTACTCTACCAGAATATTTTTGAATATTATCAACATCAATATATTTAACGGTTTCAGCTTTAATAGATATTATTTTTTCTTTTTTGACACCTTTCTTTGGTTCTGGTTTATTTTTAAGCATTGTGTAGGTACTTACACTTGCTCCACCAATAATTAGAATAATTCCGATGATAGTAATGATATGTTTTTTTGCCATTTTATTTGATAAGTGAGTTGCAAATTTTTCAGATTACGAAATAACTAATCAAATTTGAGGTTGAATAATCTTTTCAACCAACCACTCAAACAATCCAATGAACATCAATAATCTATCAATTTTATGATTCATTGATGTTTTTGCCTTCTTTATAGGTAATTTTATGGTGTTGATTGATTGTTCTATGAAAATCAAAATAGTCTCTCTTTTTTTGAGGAAACGATAATACTGCATGAAAGAATATTTGAATTTTAAAATACCCCAATGGTCTTATTTACCCGTTAGTGTAATTGTAATATTTATTACAATTGTAGGGTTAGATGTATGGATTAGCATTGAGGTTCGGTTATTTAGAGCTATAACTTCAATAATTGTTTTTTTACTTGTTGTACTAGTTAATTCTAAGATTTTAGTTCCTAAAATTCTTATTAAAAAGAAGAAAACACTTTGGTATGTGCTAAGTGCAATTGTACTTTATTTTATTGGCATTAATTTGTTTCTCTTTTTTTCTAAGATGATGTTCCCGTTTATTGATCAAGATGTTTTTTTTACTGCTCATCCAGAAGCGAAGGCTAGGCTACAAGGTGTATTGCGTTTTGAATGGATATACCCGTTTAGTTTTGGAAGTCTGTTTGTTTTAATGTCAATCTTTATAAGTACCGTTTTAACTGTTAGTTCTTATGACGATCAACAAAAAAAGAAACAGCAACAATTAAAAGAAGGTAAAATTGAAGCAGAATTGAAGTTCTTGAGAGCTCAAATTAATCCTCATTTTCTTTTTAATGCTTTAAATAATATCTATACGATGTCTTACATGCAAATGCCACAAGCTCCTGATAATATCGCAAAGCTATCAGAAATGTTACGGTATTTATTGTACGATTGTAATGAAGACCTTGTAGAACTATCAAAAGATATTAGTTATTTAAATAACTATATTGATTTCCAACAGCTAAAAACAGAAGTACCTCAAAATATTAATTTTAAAATTGATGTAGGTAATCAATCTTCAAAAATATCTCCTATGTTATTAGAACCTTTTGTAGAAAATGCATTTAAATACAGTAGGTTAGAGGAAAATATGGATGGTTTTGTCAAAATAGAATTAGTAGAGAAAAACGGCAAGATTACCTTTAATGTTAAGAATACTGTTACTAAAAATCCTACTAGAAATAAAGTTGGAGGTATTGGAATAGAGAATGTTCGTTTACGTTTAAACTTAATTTATCCAGATAGACATCAACTGATAATTAAGGAAAACACAATAGACAATAACTTATTTGAGGTGGCATTAGAAATACAACTTTAATGGAAGACAAGAAGATAAAAACGATTATTGTAGATGATGAACATCTGGCAAGAAGTTTAATTGCAGATTATGTTTCTAAAGTACCTTATCTGGAATTATTAGGGACATTTAAAAATGCGATAGAAGCAATGGCTTTTTTACAGTCGAATACAATTGATTTGATGTTCTTAGATATACAGATGCCTAATTTATCGGGTATTGAATTTGTAGAATCTATGGGTGGTAATAAGCCTATGATTGTTTTTACAACTGCTTATTCAGAATATGCTATCAAAGGTTTTGAACTGAATGCCTTTGATTATTTGCTTAAGCCTATAACTTTTCCTAGGTTTTTGCAAACCATAAATAAAGTGGGTAAACAGTTTGAGTTATTAACATCATCTAAAAATGAGACCAATCAAGTTAACCACTCATTACCAGTTCAAAATATTACGACTAAAAATGATTCTATTACAATAAAGGCTGATTATAAATTATACAGAATTAAGTTTGATGAATTATTGTATATGGAAGGCCAAAAAGAATATGTTGCTTTTCATACATCACATAAATCTATACTTACATTAACTTCCTTAAAAAAGTTAGAAAATGATTTACCTTCTGAAAAGTTCATTAGAATCCATAAATCATACATTGTAAATATTAATGCAATTGAGACTTTAGAAGGGAATATGCTTGGTGTAAATGGAGTTGAATTACCTGTAGGGTTAAGTTATAGAGCAGAACTTTTGAAAATATTTGAATAGCAAACCTTACACAAAGAGTAAAGTCTAATACTATTTTGTAAAGCGAGGATTGTAATATTATTAGTTTTATTGCTTGATAATGTGTATATTAGGTAAATAAATAAAATTATTCTATTTAGTTTCTAGATGTATAATCACTCTGTAATAATTGTTCAATACTAATAATTGTCTCAAAATGAATTTTACACCCAAAAGAGTATTAGAGAATCCGCACGACATAAAACCGTATCCAACTGTAGAAAAGTACATGACTAAACAACTGATTGTCTTCAAGCCATCGCAAAACATAGAAGAAGCAATGGAGGTGCTAGTAGAAAAGAAAATTTCTGGTGCTCCAGTAGTGAATGAAGAT includes:
- a CDS encoding TolC family protein; protein product: MKQINLIISFLIGITFCGYAQEKKQDKVEVVSQEIILSLSDAISQGLLNNYDIIIADKNTEISKTNNTLENAGLYPSLTTDAAWNHNWSHAMNSNLGVLSPSIGSDFTIFDGFKVWITKEQLEELEHYSEGNATIVIENTIKDVIVAYYESLLEQQRLEVAEQLAELSKERYDYTNSQKELGQKVTYDVLQAKNAWLEDRRTSLDQKNRLQVKLRELNFVMGVPESEQTLYKLTEKFEAVEKDYVLSNLIELLNADNSTLKNQYVNQIIKQKDIELAKAAFMPSVKGNASIKYTENYGGAQGIPNFNIDGISATVGATLSIPIYMGGSRRRAKQIALINKQIAEVETQQMSHSLNNQVMQVYDTYVLQREILELTEEQVATALLNLEMSTERYRNGQINSFNLRDVQIQYLDAQNSRLTAIFNLIATNTEIVRLTGGIIDAFPIDNE
- a CDS encoding efflux RND transporter permease subunit, with product MKKLITTFVKKPFYAHMALLLLVLLGGIAISNMRKASFPLIESRTITVTVAYQGASPKEMDEGVTTLVENEIRGIPGIKETNSVSAENIATVTITTEAKADIDEVLTDVKNAVDGISNFPAGAEKPSVSKRRATSDALFLNLKGDDLRTLKDYAQKIEDDFLASGIISQLSISGYPNTEISVEVNEDLLRRYSISIDNIKQAIANNNVDITGGTIKNRREEISVLARYRSANADDIRNIVVRATSDGRIIKVGDLADVHYQFEDVPNAVWMQGKKNVSIQIQKLHTEDLQKITEYVEMYMDEFNASHSDAELICSFNFLSIVNARLDTLISNGLLGILLVVITLSFFLSFRLSLWVAWGIPSSFLGMFIIASLMGVTLNMISLFGMILIIGILVDDGIVIGENIFTHYEMGKSPINAAIDGTVEVIPAVLTSVSTTIIAFFPFLFLESGLEMMSEMALVVILCLGFSLFEGMFLLPSHVSSPKVLTPRNDKSKFNKIRTKLDKLIFAFRDKVYLPILRFLLDHKWFGISIPVAAIIVTVGLIGGRVIDLTFFPSPPGDFFNIDLALKPGINQDTTKAYLTKYENAVWEANDALKREYDTNFDFIEYTFVSLGNAFNGAENGTHTGSIFVIMEDLTNSPIDASTIKAKVNEFVGEEPTARKLSVGASNMWGAPVSISLLGYDYDQIEAASDYLKTKLNEQAALYNVMDNNQIGGQEIRLVLKPKAYALGFTEVSLMSQVRNGFFGAEAQRLQVNKDEIRIYVRYKKDNRSSLGDLENMRIRTTEGMYPLSQLADFNIDRGPVAINHYNGEKEIRVDAYMLNANDAVIPIIEEMEKEILPELTAKFPNVRYEYQGQLKSSQEDSSELVNTYAIAFLLIVMILMLHFRSFTQAGIVLCMIPLGIIGAMWGHGIEGETISMFSMLGMVALSGTIINDAVVYLSKFNQDLLDGKSFDDALINAGKSRFRPILLTTLTTTIGLYPMILETSPQSRFLVPVAISLAYGIMIGTVFILTILPVLIKVINDLRRGKKWVITGKKPSREEVENVLVEISDYNAMTLADQEQATESIK
- a CDS encoding efflux RND transporter periplasmic adaptor subunit — translated: MAKKHIITIIGIILIIGGASVSTYTMLKNKPEPKKGVKKEKIISIKAETVKYIDVDNIQKYSGRVNAAQTFILSSEVAGRIMRTNVALKEGNTFRKGQKLVHIFDDDIEASLKSQKSSFMNTIASILPDIKIDYKPEYDKWYGFFKKIKIAAPLPSLPPINTDQERFFLASRNLITEYFSIKQSEILLSKYNVYAPFNGTFKSVRLEAGSIASPGSEIGVISRTDALEVIIEVEPWNAKWIKNGDKVEVEVDGIETKIIKGYVSRKAHIVDPTSQTIKVYVKINPKKGDEIYEGQFVRVVFRGDKIHNVIEIPREAVNESKYIFTVKDDKLHQEEIDVIKINGDSYFIQGISKDEIIVTESVFNGKEGMPVQVRN
- a CDS encoding sensor histidine kinase, encoding MKEYLNFKIPQWSYLPVSVIVIFITIVGLDVWISIEVRLFRAITSIIVFLLVVLVNSKILVPKILIKKKKTLWYVLSAIVLYFIGINLFLFFSKMMFPFIDQDVFFTAHPEAKARLQGVLRFEWIYPFSFGSLFVLMSIFISTVLTVSSYDDQQKKKQQQLKEGKIEAELKFLRAQINPHFLFNALNNIYTMSYMQMPQAPDNIAKLSEMLRYLLYDCNEDLVELSKDISYLNNYIDFQQLKTEVPQNINFKIDVGNQSSKISPMLLEPFVENAFKYSRLEENMDGFVKIELVEKNGKITFNVKNTVTKNPTRNKVGGIGIENVRLRLNLIYPDRHQLIIKENTIDNNLFEVALEIQL
- a CDS encoding LytR/AlgR family response regulator transcription factor, whose product is MEDKKIKTIIVDDEHLARSLIADYVSKVPYLELLGTFKNAIEAMAFLQSNTIDLMFLDIQMPNLSGIEFVESMGGNKPMIVFTTAYSEYAIKGFELNAFDYLLKPITFPRFLQTINKVGKQFELLTSSKNETNQVNHSLPVQNITTKNDSITIKADYKLYRIKFDELLYMEGQKEYVAFHTSHKSILTLTSLKKLENDLPSEKFIRIHKSYIVNINAIETLEGNMLGVNGVELPVGLSYRAELLKIFE